From Pseudomonadota bacterium, one genomic window encodes:
- a CDS encoding efflux RND transporter permease subunit codes for MNALINAAVDHSRTVLMVLTLLLITGTVSYLSIPKEANPDIDIPIIYTHTGLEGISPEDAERMLVKPIEKELESIEGVKKLNSSAYEGGASVTLEFDAGFDADAALTEVREQVDKAKSNLPDEADDPIVEEVNLSEFPVLVVSLSGAVPERALYAIADRLQDAVEALPGVLEAPINGKREEMVEILIDPLVLESYGINEAELFNTVSRNNRLVAAGVLDSGAGRFPLKVPGVVENASELFSLPIKSVNGQVVRFEDISEIRRIYKDSDSFARMGGEAAVTLDIKKRVGENIIDTIDAVKAVVEEQSAFWPVGLTVNFYGDQSQDVRDMLLDLQNNVLSAVLLVVVVVIAALGLRTAGLVAVAIPGSFMIGILVLSTLGLTVNIVVLFSLIMSVGMLVDGAIVVTEFADRRMADKVPRREAYRQAAQRMAWPIIASTATTLAVFLPLLFWPGIVGQFMKYLPITLIATLSASLMMALIFVPTLGGLIGKPGPRSDAATANLVAAETGDMRELTGFTGRYVAFLAWAIRFPLQILFLVIALLIAIFTFYGEFGRGTEFFPEVEPKQANIAVLARGDLAVRERDQLLRKVEREVLKIPEFKTAYARTNVDGTDKIGTISVEFHDWDKRERRADVVLDDVRHLNEVIPGILIEVQKMGEGPGGDQKPIQVAFASNDNALASKAADRLHQWMLDEGGYVDIEDSLPLPGLEWNVRVDREEAGRFGADVALIGTFVQLITNGVKLSTYRPDDSDEELDIRARFPADKRQLSQLQDLRVAGANGYVPIGNFTTIEPSQKVSTLRRLDGQSVHRVKAAVTPREGEDVVNLGQLANQRLQEMKDAAEEFGIDPRVEVIFEGQDADQAEAQTFLGNAFGVALFIMAIILVTQFNSFYQAFLVLTAVILSVGGVLIGLMVTQQPFGIIMSGVGVISLAGIVVNNNIVLIDTFNVIRREGADVGIAVLRTGAQRLRPVLLTTVTTILGLMPMVLKMNIDLFGREISFGAPSTQWWSQLATAVAGGLAFATILTLVLTPCLLAMTGRYGPMFASAGRAVASAAGKRDKAPTQPAG; via the coding sequence GTGAACGCTTTAATCAACGCCGCCGTCGATCACAGCCGAACCGTTCTGATGGTGCTCACGCTGTTGCTGATCACCGGGACGGTCTCGTACCTGTCGATCCCCAAGGAAGCCAATCCGGATATCGACATTCCGATCATTTACACGCACACGGGTCTCGAGGGCATATCGCCGGAAGACGCCGAGCGCATGCTCGTCAAGCCGATCGAGAAGGAGCTTGAATCGATCGAAGGCGTGAAGAAACTCAACTCCAGTGCCTACGAGGGTGGGGCCTCGGTCACGCTGGAGTTCGACGCCGGTTTCGACGCCGACGCAGCGCTCACCGAAGTGCGAGAGCAAGTCGACAAGGCCAAATCCAACCTGCCCGACGAAGCCGATGACCCGATCGTGGAGGAGGTCAACCTGTCGGAGTTCCCGGTGCTCGTTGTCTCGCTCTCCGGTGCGGTACCGGAGCGTGCACTCTATGCCATTGCCGACCGACTGCAGGACGCAGTTGAAGCCTTGCCGGGCGTGCTCGAGGCGCCGATCAACGGCAAGCGCGAGGAGATGGTTGAAATCCTCATCGACCCGCTCGTACTCGAGAGCTACGGCATCAACGAAGCCGAGTTGTTCAACACGGTGTCGCGCAACAACCGCCTGGTCGCCGCCGGGGTACTCGACTCCGGCGCGGGCCGGTTTCCGCTCAAGGTGCCGGGCGTGGTCGAGAACGCGTCCGAGCTGTTCTCGCTGCCGATCAAGTCGGTTAACGGTCAGGTGGTGCGCTTCGAAGACATCAGCGAGATCCGCCGCATCTACAAGGACTCGGACAGTTTCGCCCGCATGGGCGGTGAGGCCGCCGTCACGCTGGACATCAAGAAGCGGGTCGGCGAGAACATCATCGACACCATCGACGCGGTCAAGGCCGTGGTCGAGGAGCAAAGCGCGTTCTGGCCGGTTGGGCTGACAGTCAACTTCTACGGTGACCAGAGCCAGGACGTGCGCGACATGTTGCTCGACCTGCAAAACAACGTGCTCTCGGCTGTTCTGCTGGTCGTCGTGGTCGTCATCGCCGCACTGGGCTTGCGCACTGCGGGGCTCGTCGCGGTCGCGATTCCCGGATCGTTCATGATCGGCATCCTGGTGCTTTCGACGCTCGGGCTGACGGTCAACATCGTTGTGTTGTTCTCGTTGATCATGTCGGTCGGTATGCTGGTTGACGGCGCCATCGTGGTCACCGAGTTTGCCGATCGCCGCATGGCCGACAAGGTGCCCCGGCGCGAAGCCTACCGACAGGCGGCGCAACGCATGGCCTGGCCGATCATCGCCTCGACGGCGACAACCCTCGCGGTGTTCCTGCCGCTGCTGTTTTGGCCCGGCATCGTCGGCCAATTCATGAAATACCTGCCGATCACGCTGATTGCCACCCTGAGTGCATCGCTGATGATGGCGCTGATCTTTGTGCCCACACTCGGCGGCTTGATTGGCAAACCCGGTCCGAGATCTGACGCCGCTACAGCCAATCTGGTCGCGGCTGAAACGGGCGACATGCGGGAGCTCACCGGCTTCACAGGCCGTTACGTGGCTTTCCTCGCCTGGGCAATCCGCTTTCCACTGCAGATTCTTTTCCTGGTCATCGCGCTGTTGATCGCGATCTTCACGTTCTACGGCGAGTTCGGCCGCGGGACCGAGTTCTTCCCCGAGGTCGAACCCAAGCAAGCCAACATCGCCGTGCTCGCACGCGGCGACCTCGCGGTGCGCGAACGCGATCAACTGCTGCGCAAGGTCGAACGCGAGGTGCTGAAAATCCCCGAATTCAAGACCGCCTACGCCCGCACCAATGTCGACGGTACCGACAAGATCGGCACGATTTCAGTGGAGTTCCACGATTGGGACAAACGCGAGCGCCGAGCCGATGTGGTGCTTGACGATGTCCGCCACCTCAACGAGGTGATCCCGGGCATTCTGATTGAAGTCCAGAAAATGGGCGAGGGCCCGGGCGGTGACCAGAAGCCGATCCAGGTCGCGTTCGCCTCTAACGACAACGCCCTCGCCTCCAAGGCGGCCGACCGCTTGCACCAGTGGATGCTGGACGAAGGCGGCTACGTCGACATCGAGGACAGCTTGCCGCTGCCGGGGCTCGAGTGGAACGTGCGCGTCGACCGCGAAGAGGCTGGCCGCTTTGGCGCAGACGTCGCCCTGATCGGCACCTTCGTCCAACTGATCACCAACGGCGTCAAGCTCTCTACGTACCGACCGGACGACAGCGACGAAGAGCTGGACATCCGAGCCCGCTTCCCCGCAGACAAGCGGCAACTTTCCCAACTGCAGGACCTTCGGGTCGCCGGCGCCAACGGCTACGTGCCGATCGGCAACTTCACGACGATCGAGCCGAGCCAGAAAGTCAGCACCCTGCGTCGGCTCGATGGCCAGAGCGTGCACCGCGTGAAAGCGGCTGTCACGCCGCGCGAGGGCGAAGACGTGGTCAACCTCGGTCAATTGGCAAACCAGCGCCTGCAGGAAATGAAGGACGCGGCCGAGGAGTTCGGCATCGACCCCCGTGTCGAGGTGATTTTCGAGGGCCAGGACGCCGACCAAGCGGAGGCACAGACCTTTCTGGGCAACGCATTCGGTGTGGCGCTGTTCATCATGGCGATCATTCTGGTCACCCAGTTCAACAGCTTCTACCAGGCGTTTCTGGTGCTGACGGCGGTGATCCTGTCTGTCGGTGGGGTGCTGATCGGGCTGATGGTCACGCAGCAGCCCTTCGGCATCATCATGAGCGGTGTGGGCGTGATCTCGCTGGCGGGTATCGTGGTGAACAACAACATCGTCCTCATCGACACCTTCAACGTGATTCGACGCGAGGGCGCAGATGTCGGCATTGCCGTTCTGCGCACGGGCGCGCAGCGTCTGCGACCCGTTTTGCTGACCACGGTGACCACGATACTCGGCCTGATGCCGATGGTGCTGAAAATGAACATCGACCTGTTCGGCCGTGAAATCAGTTTCGGCGCGCCCTCGACGCAATGGTGGTCTCAGCTCGCCACCGCGGTGGCCGGCGGTCTCGCCTTCGCGACCATCCTGACGCTCGTGCTCACCCCGTGCCTGCTGGCGATGACAGGCCGCTACGGCCCGATGTTCGCCTCGGCCGGGCGCGCCGTCGCAAGCGCAGCCGGCAAACGCGACAAGGCACCCACCCAACCCGCCGGCTGA
- a CDS encoding DUF6502 family protein produces the protein MTESTSSSEPDALLTALQKLLRPLVRLLLRNGISLSDFTEIAREVYVKVAHDEFRMPGRKQSLSHVAVLTGVHRREVKKILNQAPLDESYPFKHNRAARVINAWRTDPQYSRFNKPLPLDVKTDFATLVSLHGGDVTPRTILQELERVGAVYQKNNTVSLMVDAYTPTSGSRELLEVFGDSAADLLATMEHNLVCPTDQRRLQLSVVHNNLPDDVLDDIEVVSQDRALVFLNALNEFMATQDRDSNPNIKGTGRNRAGVGVYFFKHPVSDNDGEAGE, from the coding sequence GTGACGGAATCGACAAGCTCTTCCGAACCAGATGCACTGCTGACGGCGCTGCAGAAGCTGCTGCGTCCGCTGGTGCGCCTGCTGTTGCGCAACGGCATCAGCTTGTCCGACTTCACCGAGATCGCACGCGAGGTGTACGTCAAGGTTGCGCACGACGAGTTCCGCATGCCGGGCCGCAAACAATCGTTGTCGCACGTGGCAGTGTTGACCGGCGTGCACCGCCGCGAAGTCAAGAAGATCCTCAACCAGGCACCGCTCGACGAAAGCTACCCGTTCAAGCACAACCGCGCGGCGCGGGTCATCAACGCCTGGCGCACCGACCCGCAGTACAGCCGCTTCAACAAGCCACTGCCGCTCGACGTCAAGACCGACTTCGCCACACTGGTCTCACTGCACGGCGGTGACGTCACACCCCGCACGATCCTGCAGGAGCTTGAGCGTGTGGGCGCGGTCTACCAGAAGAACAACACCGTCTCGCTGATGGTCGACGCCTACACACCGACCAGCGGCAGCCGAGAGCTGCTGGAGGTGTTCGGTGACAGCGCAGCCGACCTGCTGGCCACGATGGAACACAACCTGGTCTGCCCGACCGACCAGCGCCGGCTGCAGCTCAGCGTGGTGCACAACAACCTGCCAGACGACGTGCTCGACGACATCGAGGTCGTCAGTCAGGACCGGGCACTGGTGTTTCTGAACGCGTTGAACGAGTTCATGGCCACCCAGGACCGCGACAGCAACCCGAACATCAAGGGCACCGGCCGCAACCGCGCCGGGGTCGGCGTGTATTTCTTCAAACACCCGGTGTCGGACAATGACGGGGAGGCAGGCGAATGA